The proteins below are encoded in one region of Nitrospira lenta:
- a CDS encoding efflux RND transporter periplasmic adaptor subunit gives MHPTPERPDPLKVGIHDADLDGLTIQREEQAAKRSPARSGGWRWWLLIVLLAGAVAVWKTGLLDPMPAVEVTAVVRMPAGGVSGLAATGYVVAQRQASIASKGTGRMEYLGVKVGDRVKEGEVIARLEHTDMDALLRQARAKLDVARAQLATAKPEWQDATLHFDRMKSLMEQSFATQSEFDMAGARLRRAAGAVKSAEAAIKAAEAEQQSAEVQVESTIVRAPFDGTVVKKFAEVGEVVAPMAASTLSRGSVVAIADMHSVTVDAEVSESMIHRVQAGQPVEIQLDSVPDHRYRGEVAQVMPIADRAKATILTRVRFLDLDEQVRPELSAKVTFGVRPGAAESMGEEWGVPSTAVVTKSGRSVVLLARDGTIVEQEVQPGAPVKSLTPVRGALSQTDEVVIAPSDSLRSGVAVTVHRRSS, from the coding sequence GTGCACCCAACACCCGAACGTCCGGATCCATTGAAAGTCGGCATCCATGATGCGGATTTGGATGGGTTGACTATTCAACGTGAGGAGCAGGCCGCGAAACGCTCACCGGCCCGATCGGGCGGGTGGCGCTGGTGGCTGCTGATCGTATTATTGGCCGGAGCCGTGGCCGTATGGAAGACGGGATTGCTCGATCCCATGCCGGCCGTCGAGGTGACGGCGGTGGTGCGCATGCCTGCCGGTGGCGTCTCGGGGCTCGCCGCGACGGGGTATGTGGTGGCGCAGCGTCAGGCGTCGATCGCCTCGAAAGGCACCGGCCGGATGGAGTATCTCGGGGTGAAAGTCGGCGATCGGGTGAAGGAAGGTGAGGTCATCGCGCGGCTGGAGCATACCGATATGGACGCGTTGCTGCGGCAGGCCCGCGCGAAGTTGGACGTGGCCCGCGCGCAGCTGGCGACGGCCAAGCCGGAGTGGCAGGATGCGACACTTCATTTCGACCGGATGAAATCTCTCATGGAGCAATCTTTCGCGACACAGTCTGAGTTCGACATGGCCGGCGCACGGCTCCGGCGCGCAGCCGGCGCGGTGAAGTCTGCCGAAGCGGCGATCAAGGCGGCCGAAGCGGAACAGCAGTCCGCTGAGGTGCAAGTGGAGAGCACGATTGTTCGCGCGCCGTTCGACGGCACGGTGGTGAAGAAGTTTGCCGAAGTCGGCGAAGTGGTGGCTCCGATGGCCGCCTCCACGCTCTCGCGCGGGTCGGTCGTGGCCATTGCGGACATGCATTCCGTGACGGTGGATGCGGAGGTGTCGGAATCGATGATTCATCGCGTGCAGGCCGGTCAGCCGGTCGAGATCCAGCTGGATTCCGTGCCCGACCATCGCTATCGCGGCGAAGTGGCGCAAGTCATGCCGATTGCGGACCGGGCGAAAGCGACGATCCTGACCCGCGTGCGGTTTCTCGATCTCGACGAGCAGGTGCGGCCGGAACTCAGCGCGAAGGTGACGTTCGGGGTTCGTCCGGGGGCGGCCGAGTCGATGGGAGAGGAATGGGGCGTGCCGTCTACGGCAGTCGTGACCAAGAGCGGCCGCTCGGTTGTGCTGCTGGCGCGGGATGGCACCATCGTGGAGCAAGAGGTTCAGCCCGGTGCTCCGGTGAAGTCGCTCACGCCGGTGCGCGGCGCGCTGTCGCAGACCGATGAGGTCGTGATCGCGCCGTCTGACAGTCTCCGCTCCGGCGTGGCCGTCACCGTGCACCGTCGTTCGTCGTAA
- a CDS encoding PepSY-associated TM helix domain-containing protein, producing MSASQASLAEPRANRLRTWRSLWVQVHLYLGLFIGALLVVFGLTGSVLVFWQEIDDWLNPALLTVEAPPPGQDASRPLGELLAAALQAAPPDSRVTQFYGAPTRERVVAVYVEQPSKAWARIFVDPYRARVTGVRPYGANEWVPSSFMDGVFALHYTLFTGETGVTLAAIGALLLILSLLTGIVVWWPRTGQWRRAFVIRRPMASFRFLFDLHKTVSLYLCLVLGAVLLSGVDMNMNGPYVWMVQLFSPATRGPAQAPQSAPGPGLTPIGAEHAVALAAAAYPEGLLSGVAMPDDETGVYLVSRRQVPGLSAFWSERQVAVDQYSGAILEVRDPTTRRSAGETFLDWQWPLHSGQAFGLAGRLLVCLSGLACPVIYVTGVLMWWRKRNPNAVSN from the coding sequence ATGAGTGCCAGTCAGGCAAGCTTGGCGGAGCCGCGTGCGAATCGCCTTCGGACGTGGCGCAGTTTGTGGGTACAGGTGCATCTGTATCTGGGGCTGTTTATCGGGGCGCTGTTGGTTGTCTTCGGATTGACTGGCAGCGTGTTGGTATTCTGGCAGGAGATCGATGACTGGCTCAATCCGGCGCTCCTGACGGTGGAGGCGCCCCCACCGGGGCAGGATGCTTCCCGGCCGTTAGGAGAGCTGCTGGCGGCCGCGTTGCAGGCGGCGCCGCCGGACAGCCGCGTCACTCAGTTCTATGGCGCGCCGACTCGTGAGCGGGTCGTTGCGGTGTATGTCGAGCAGCCGTCGAAAGCCTGGGCGCGAATTTTTGTCGATCCCTATCGGGCTAGGGTCACGGGAGTTCGCCCGTATGGAGCGAACGAGTGGGTGCCGTCCTCGTTCATGGATGGGGTCTTTGCCCTGCACTACACGCTGTTTACCGGCGAGACCGGGGTCACGCTGGCGGCCATAGGCGCATTGCTGCTGATCCTGTCGTTGCTCACCGGGATCGTCGTCTGGTGGCCGCGCACCGGACAATGGCGCCGGGCCTTCGTCATCCGGCGACCGATGGCGTCGTTTCGGTTTCTGTTCGATCTGCACAAGACCGTCTCGCTCTACCTCTGTCTGGTTTTAGGGGCGGTGTTGTTGTCGGGGGTCGATATGAACATGAATGGGCCGTATGTGTGGATGGTGCAACTCTTTTCCCCAGCCACCCGTGGACCGGCGCAAGCGCCGCAGTCGGCGCCGGGGCCTGGCCTGACTCCGATCGGCGCGGAACACGCGGTCGCGCTTGCGGCCGCCGCGTATCCGGAAGGTCTGTTGAGCGGCGTGGCCATGCCGGACGATGAAACCGGGGTCTATCTGGTGAGCCGTCGCCAGGTGCCGGGGTTGAGCGCGTTCTGGTCGGAGCGGCAGGTGGCCGTCGATCAATATAGCGGCGCGATATTGGAGGTCCGAGATCCGACGACCAGGCGGAGCGCCGGAGAGACCTTTCTGGACTGGCAGTGGCCGCTGCATTCAGGCCAGGCGTTCGGTCTGGCCGGGCGGTTGCTGGTGTGTCTCAGCGGCCTGGCCTGTCCGGTTATTTATGTCACCGGCGTGCTCATGTGGTGGCGGAAACGGAACCCTAACGCGGTCTCGAACTGA
- a CDS encoding TonB-dependent receptor — protein sequence MKMGVGDPKVRTGILVVVGLVAVCASLPVWAAEPAASEPLEEPPDLFAADVIVSATRTPTSIGNVNQSVTIVTEEQIQQQIAASPGRSLSQILPKLVPGLSQNDGSMDSGTSQTIRGRQIAVLIDGVPQLSSPTVQFDLAHIDPSAIERIEVVRGATAIYGNGGTGGLINIITKQAGEGKPSFHTEVQGSGSLTRVLRGLSGTVVQGFQGKKDWFDYNIVGSFNQQGGMFDAEGSRTMPGTNGVGGFADTKTYNILSKFGATFGEHRLQLTFNRKESRQDTNYVVDPNVDTFPRTTARFVPGLALDEQPKLVNSQVSVDYSHPHLFLDSRVHIQGYYRNQQTRFPTLDDRLFGGTDIVQGLVQTDVLGTRAEITTPIPVYGKPQVTWGMDFSSQHGVQNQNLYNPTIFDATGGRVFTKTGQNQLLPARVFQSAAAFAQGEWTPISALVFRGGLRYERLGISSSDFTDSLGTSSPASSIRFDATVFNAGFVYHLNDPLDLFFNFSQGFNVPVGSIDGALSVTPGTAIQLTKLQPQRVNNYEVGLRGKWSKVQTSLSGYISKSSLGLAFDQFTNSLHRAPQTIYGVEATLDVQPYEGWRIGGTYTFVEGDQTISSNPDVRVPINGFNIQPQKVTGYLEYLAVPEWQWRNRLQVLYSASRTRSLTAFTTGLDPSGDPFSMREYFVVDFMSTVKAGPGTLRFGIENLLNQKYVVAFNQIQSLNSFNYAARGATVTIGYSMTY from the coding sequence ATGAAGATGGGTGTGGGCGATCCCAAGGTCAGAACTGGAATCCTCGTTGTCGTCGGACTCGTTGCAGTATGTGCCTCTCTGCCGGTTTGGGCTGCCGAGCCGGCGGCCTCGGAACCGTTGGAAGAGCCGCCGGATCTCTTTGCGGCCGACGTGATCGTCTCTGCCACGCGGACTCCGACATCGATTGGAAATGTGAATCAATCTGTGACCATCGTCACGGAAGAACAGATTCAGCAACAGATTGCGGCGTCGCCCGGACGAAGTTTGAGCCAGATTCTGCCCAAGCTCGTTCCAGGCTTGTCTCAGAACGATGGCTCTATGGATTCAGGCACGTCCCAAACCATTCGGGGACGCCAGATTGCCGTCTTGATCGATGGGGTGCCGCAGTTGAGCAGCCCTACGGTCCAGTTCGACCTCGCGCACATCGACCCCAGCGCCATCGAGCGGATCGAAGTCGTTCGTGGCGCGACGGCCATCTATGGCAATGGCGGGACCGGCGGGCTCATCAACATCATCACGAAACAGGCGGGGGAAGGGAAACCCAGTTTCCATACCGAGGTGCAGGGGAGCGGATCGTTGACCCGTGTGCTGCGGGGACTCAGCGGGACCGTCGTGCAAGGCTTTCAAGGGAAGAAAGACTGGTTCGATTACAACATCGTCGGCAGCTTCAATCAGCAAGGGGGCATGTTCGATGCCGAAGGATCACGGACCATGCCGGGGACCAACGGAGTCGGTGGCTTTGCCGATACGAAGACATACAATATTCTGAGCAAATTCGGCGCTACCTTTGGGGAGCACCGTTTGCAGCTCACGTTCAATCGAAAGGAGTCCCGGCAGGATACCAACTACGTCGTCGATCCCAACGTAGATACGTTTCCTCGCACCACCGCCCGGTTTGTCCCCGGCCTTGCGCTCGACGAGCAACCCAAGCTGGTGAACTCGCAGGTGAGTGTGGACTATTCTCACCCGCATCTGTTTCTCGATAGCCGTGTGCATATTCAGGGGTACTATCGGAATCAGCAGACGCGGTTTCCAACCCTCGATGACAGGCTTTTCGGGGGAACCGACATTGTGCAAGGCCTCGTGCAGACGGATGTCTTGGGGACGCGGGCCGAGATCACGACGCCGATTCCAGTCTACGGGAAGCCGCAAGTCACGTGGGGCATGGACTTTTCCAGTCAGCACGGTGTCCAGAATCAGAATCTCTACAACCCCACGATATTTGATGCCACGGGAGGCCGTGTCTTCACGAAAACCGGCCAGAATCAACTGCTGCCGGCGCGGGTCTTTCAGTCGGCCGCGGCCTTTGCGCAAGGCGAGTGGACGCCGATCAGCGCACTGGTGTTTCGAGGAGGATTGCGGTACGAACGGCTCGGGATTTCGAGCAGCGACTTCACCGACAGTCTCGGGACGTCTTCTCCAGCCAGTTCTATTAGGTTCGACGCCACGGTGTTCAATGCCGGGTTTGTCTACCATCTGAACGATCCGTTGGATCTGTTCTTCAACTTCAGCCAGGGCTTCAACGTGCCCGTTGGGTCGATCGACGGGGCCTTGTCCGTGACGCCGGGCACGGCGATTCAGCTGACCAAGCTGCAGCCTCAGCGCGTAAATAATTACGAGGTTGGATTGCGGGGCAAATGGTCCAAGGTCCAAACGTCGCTCTCCGGGTACATTTCTAAATCGAGCCTCGGTCTCGCTTTCGATCAGTTCACGAACTCGCTGCATCGGGCGCCGCAAACTATCTATGGTGTCGAGGCGACGCTCGATGTGCAACCCTACGAAGGCTGGCGGATCGGCGGGACCTATACCTTTGTGGAAGGAGACCAGACCATTTCCTCTAACCCCGATGTCCGTGTGCCTATCAACGGATTCAATATCCAGCCGCAGAAGGTCACTGGCTATCTTGAGTATCTGGCGGTGCCGGAGTGGCAATGGCGGAACCGGCTACAAGTGTTGTATTCCGCGAGCCGCACCCGTTCCCTGACGGCGTTTACCACCGGCCTCGACCCGAGCGGCGATCCTTTCTCGATGAGAGAGTATTTCGTCGTGGACTTCATGAGCACCGTCAAGGCTGGGCCGGGAACCCTGCGTTTCGGCATCGAGAATCTCTTGAATCAGAAATATGTTGTGGCGTTCAATCAGATTCAGTCTCTCAACAGTTTCAATTATGCCGCGAGGGGAGCTACCGTGACGATTGGATACTCCATGACATATTGA
- the exbB gene encoding TonB-system energizer ExbB: MDALKEIVDYGVIGLLLALGLVALGVAIERWRYFQRINPAEFQHRDMLEMALTKHLVIIGTIAANAPYIGLLGTVLGIMLTFHTMGTSGALAVATIMVGLSLALKATAVGLLIAIPCVVMNNVLRRRVSELLTLHQAHYGS; this comes from the coding sequence ATGGACGCATTGAAAGAGATCGTGGACTACGGGGTGATCGGCCTGTTGTTGGCGTTGGGGCTAGTGGCGTTAGGCGTGGCGATTGAGCGGTGGAGGTATTTTCAACGCATCAATCCCGCCGAGTTTCAGCATCGCGACATGTTGGAGATGGCGCTCACAAAGCATTTGGTCATCATCGGGACCATCGCCGCGAATGCGCCCTATATCGGCCTGCTCGGCACGGTGCTCGGCATCATGCTGACGTTCCACACGATGGGTACGTCCGGGGCGCTGGCGGTGGCCACGATCATGGTCGGCCTGAGTTTGGCGTTGAAGGCCACGGCGGTGGGGCTCCTTATCGCGATTCCCTGTGTAGTCATGAACAACGTGCTGCGCCGCCGTGTGAGTGAACTGCTGACGCTGCATCAGGCTCACTATGGATCATGA
- a CDS encoding amidohydrolase family protein, with product MTHSSDGVKEMRPNRTEGHRLRTVLGMVLNGVGVAMTLLLLLGPIAFKQGASGDDAAGGSAPKRYELVNGRWFDGREFQEATFYTSDGRLTTTKPAVVDERIDLKGGYVVPPFGEAHNHNVEGPWNLDAVVARYLRDGVFYVKNPNSIREFTAQIAPRLNTPGSIDVVFANAGLTSSGGHPVPLYEQVLRGSRYRAVIGEVTAGWFNDRGYVVIDREADLQNKWSGIVEGKPNLLKIFLVHSEDRERHRDAGGAHVRKGLDPELVPGIVTRAHRAGLRVAAHVETAADFRLALTAGVDEIAHVPGWFLEPADQESRMMLTEEDARLAAKSGVIVTTTMVAMKPAEGEHGQHAAPHDPHSAHSQGGHAFSMDLTVWQRAIAVQRHNLGLLHRHGVTLAIGSDHAETSLAEAVHLHELGIFDNLTLLKLWCENTPRSIFPDRKIGSLKEGFEASLLVLRANPLERFEAVTQIDFRMKQGHIVAVEKGESWTH from the coding sequence TTGACTCATTCAAGCGATGGGGTGAAAGAAATGCGGCCGAACCGTACGGAAGGCCATCGTCTGCGTACGGTGCTCGGTATGGTTCTGAACGGAGTGGGAGTCGCGATGACACTCCTCCTGCTGCTCGGCCCCATTGCGTTCAAGCAGGGAGCGTCTGGCGATGACGCGGCCGGCGGGTCTGCGCCGAAACGCTATGAATTGGTCAACGGGCGATGGTTCGATGGGCGTGAGTTTCAGGAGGCCACCTTCTATACGAGTGACGGACGACTGACGACAACAAAACCCGCCGTCGTGGATGAACGGATCGATCTGAAGGGTGGCTATGTCGTTCCGCCATTCGGCGAAGCCCACAATCATAACGTCGAAGGGCCGTGGAATCTGGATGCGGTCGTGGCCCGCTATCTCCGTGACGGCGTGTTTTACGTGAAGAACCCCAACAGCATTCGGGAATTCACGGCGCAGATTGCGCCGCGCCTCAATACACCGGGCAGCATCGACGTGGTCTTTGCGAATGCGGGCCTCACCTCTTCAGGCGGGCACCCGGTTCCATTGTATGAACAGGTGCTGCGAGGGTCTCGATACCGGGCTGTCATCGGCGAGGTGACGGCCGGTTGGTTCAATGATCGGGGCTATGTCGTCATCGATCGCGAAGCCGATCTGCAAAACAAGTGGAGCGGCATTGTCGAAGGTAAGCCGAACCTGCTCAAAATCTTTCTCGTCCATTCGGAAGACCGCGAGCGGCATCGTGACGCGGGCGGAGCACATGTCCGGAAGGGGCTCGATCCCGAGCTGGTTCCGGGGATTGTCACGCGCGCCCATCGTGCAGGGCTGCGAGTGGCCGCGCACGTTGAGACGGCCGCCGATTTTCGCCTGGCCCTGACGGCGGGCGTCGATGAAATCGCGCATGTGCCGGGGTGGTTTCTGGAGCCGGCCGACCAAGAGTCCCGCATGATGCTGACGGAAGAGGATGCGCGTCTTGCGGCCAAATCCGGGGTGATCGTGACGACCACCATGGTGGCGATGAAACCGGCGGAGGGCGAGCACGGACAGCATGCGGCGCCCCACGATCCGCATAGCGCGCATAGTCAAGGTGGCCACGCATTCTCGATGGACCTCACGGTCTGGCAGCGGGCGATCGCCGTGCAGCGGCACAATCTCGGTTTGCTTCACCGCCACGGCGTCACACTCGCGATCGGCAGCGATCATGCCGAGACGTCACTTGCCGAAGCGGTGCATCTGCATGAACTCGGGATCTTCGACAATCTGACCCTGCTCAAGTTGTGGTGCGAAAATACCCCGCGGTCGATCTTTCCCGACCGGAAGATCGGATCACTCAAGGAAGGATTTGAGGCAAGCCTTCTTGTTCTGAGAGCCAATCCGCTCGAACGATTCGAGGCGGTCACGCAGATCGATTTTCGAATGAAGCAGGGTCACATCGTTGCAGTGGAGAAGGGCGAGTCATGGACGCATTGA
- a CDS encoding TonB-dependent receptor family protein, which yields MATGCGWLKFCRLVVTLSVVSTISVGLGWSESQAQESVVGGDEPPVLEMAPIQVEGQRIENVESVKKELARRPGSNILIEEKQITESRAMNLNDVLQFAPGVRFQSRFGADEGQFQIRGTSLRNNYHHRGINILINGIFFGDADGFSDFESIDLLAYERIEVYKGANALRYGANTIGGAINFVPRTGYSASILQMRFLAGSFGMVSGQVSSGKVSEPFKVGDMNATADYYISVSGNRQDGFQDHSQQARERINANVGLQLGTHQEIRAYFLQSVVSESIPGALTNQQLSQNRRQVGGQTPFPVPGFFACVTNNQTCQWGRYYNLQRLGIAYHNEFAINQFIEIIPYVSNQYVDHPIFQTLRQSTQNVGGEIRYVNTNQLFGMNHSFTAGLQPRYGNQKQTRHVNINGSIGALAQEYRAISTYIGAYAEDALDVTKDLTVVIGGRWDHSSREATIQNYGPAGNPFDPTIASTPTTAQRPLRQFEALNPKLGFVYRTTPTSQLYFNASRSYEAPLNVELLSSVNANGSANNGFLNLDAQRAWQFELGHRGTSADKRYSWDVTVYDLEMQKELLASVINNQDTFQNAGSTRHTGVEAGGAMVLTKGLFAQGGGGKEDSLQTRVAYTWSRFKFTDDVYGAGTLIAKDGNTIAGAPEHSLSLELRYDHPDKWWVAPNVEWSLSGYYVDYLNTVKNPSYFVLNMKSGWNITDRLTLYAEGRNLTNKTYAGSVVVNDSLNRFANPAQGISAYGGVEYKF from the coding sequence ATGGCTACGGGATGTGGCTGGCTGAAGTTCTGCCGGCTGGTGGTGACGCTGAGTGTCGTCAGTACAATAAGTGTGGGATTGGGGTGGTCGGAGTCCCAGGCGCAGGAGTCTGTCGTAGGTGGAGATGAGCCGCCGGTGCTTGAGATGGCGCCGATCCAGGTCGAAGGCCAGCGGATTGAGAATGTGGAATCGGTCAAGAAGGAGCTGGCCAGGCGGCCGGGCAGCAACATTCTCATCGAGGAAAAGCAGATTACCGAATCACGCGCGATGAATCTCAATGACGTGTTGCAGTTCGCGCCGGGCGTGCGTTTCCAGTCCCGCTTCGGCGCCGACGAAGGGCAGTTCCAAATCCGCGGCACCTCGCTGCGGAACAATTATCATCATCGCGGCATCAATATTCTCATCAACGGCATTTTCTTCGGCGACGCCGACGGATTTTCCGACTTCGAGTCCATCGACCTGCTGGCCTATGAGCGGATCGAAGTCTATAAGGGCGCCAATGCGCTCCGGTACGGGGCCAATACGATCGGCGGGGCCATCAACTTTGTGCCGCGCACGGGCTACAGCGCCTCGATTCTCCAAATGCGGTTCCTGGCGGGCAGTTTCGGCATGGTCAGCGGCCAGGTCTCCAGCGGAAAAGTCTCAGAACCCTTCAAGGTCGGCGACATGAATGCGACGGCCGACTATTACATCAGCGTCTCCGGTAACCGGCAGGACGGGTTTCAGGATCACAGTCAGCAGGCCAGGGAGCGGATCAATGCCAACGTGGGGTTGCAACTCGGCACCCACCAGGAAATTCGCGCCTATTTCCTGCAATCGGTCGTCTCCGAATCCATCCCCGGCGCGCTGACCAACCAACAGCTGTCTCAGAACCGGCGTCAGGTCGGCGGGCAGACGCCTTTCCCGGTGCCCGGATTCTTCGCCTGCGTGACGAACAACCAGACCTGCCAATGGGGGCGCTACTACAATCTGCAGCGGCTCGGCATTGCCTATCACAACGAATTCGCCATCAATCAATTCATCGAGATCATTCCCTACGTCTCGAATCAGTATGTCGATCATCCGATCTTTCAGACGCTGCGACAGAGCACGCAGAACGTGGGCGGCGAGATCCGCTATGTGAATACCAATCAGCTATTTGGGATGAACCATTCGTTCACGGCCGGCCTGCAGCCGCGGTATGGAAATCAGAAACAAACCAGGCATGTGAATATCAACGGGAGCATCGGCGCGCTGGCTCAGGAGTATCGAGCCATATCGACCTATATCGGCGCGTATGCCGAGGATGCGCTCGATGTGACGAAAGATCTGACGGTCGTGATCGGAGGGCGGTGGGATCATAGCTCGCGGGAGGCCACGATCCAGAACTACGGGCCGGCGGGCAATCCCTTCGATCCGACGATTGCGTCCACGCCGACCACGGCGCAGCGGCCGCTGCGGCAGTTCGAGGCCCTGAATCCGAAACTCGGCTTTGTCTATCGCACGACGCCGACTTCGCAATTGTACTTCAATGCCAGCCGGTCCTACGAAGCGCCGCTCAACGTCGAGCTGCTCTCCTCGGTGAACGCCAACGGCAGCGCCAATAACGGCTTCCTCAATCTCGATGCGCAACGCGCCTGGCAGTTTGAATTGGGCCATCGCGGCACCTCCGCGGATAAACGCTATTCCTGGGATGTGACGGTCTATGACTTGGAGATGCAGAAAGAACTGCTGGCGTCGGTCATCAACAATCAAGATACGTTTCAGAATGCCGGAAGCACCCGCCATACCGGCGTCGAAGCCGGCGGAGCCATGGTGCTGACCAAGGGCTTGTTTGCGCAGGGCGGAGGAGGCAAGGAGGATAGTCTCCAAACGCGCGTCGCCTACACCTGGTCGCGCTTCAAGTTCACGGATGATGTGTACGGCGCCGGGACGCTGATTGCGAAAGACGGGAACACGATCGCGGGGGCGCCGGAGCATAGTCTGAGTCTCGAACTTCGGTACGACCATCCCGACAAATGGTGGGTGGCGCCGAACGTGGAATGGTCGCTGTCGGGCTACTACGTGGACTATTTGAATACGGTGAAGAACCCCTCCTACTTCGTGCTCAATATGAAATCCGGCTGGAATATTACCGACCGGCTGACGCTGTACGCGGAAGGCCGCAATCTCACGAACAAGACCTATGCCGGGTCGGTTGTCGTGAACGACTCGCTCAACCGGTTTGCCAATCCGGCGCAAGGCATCAGCGCCTATGGGGGCGTTGAATACAAGTTCTGA
- a CDS encoding cytochrome P460 family protein — translation MLGSLEMTRAAFVSAVTRKDPGDYTLNVVVVRLLAIALTVSRWRPNAAPVPGVPVPTHYRTWPLVESDVEVSGIPRYLRFAVCPKAASVTDEDTFPVGTALVVETFSSAPVTGGHLRSVFVMEKVSSLDHPGLGCHSREGWAYATYDGGGRVVARDVLDCGVCRLPVM, via the coding sequence ATGCTCGGCAGTCTTGAGATGACCCGCGCCGCGTTCGTCAGTGCGGTGACACGGAAAGATCCTGGCGACTATACGCTCAATGTGGTCGTTGTTCGGCTGCTGGCGATCGCGCTGACGGTGTCTCGTTGGCGGCCGAATGCCGCCCCGGTGCCGGGCGTGCCGGTGCCGACGCACTATCGGACCTGGCCGCTCGTCGAGTCTGACGTGGAGGTCTCCGGTATTCCCCGCTATCTGCGCTTTGCCGTTTGTCCGAAGGCGGCGTCGGTGACCGACGAGGACACGTTTCCTGTCGGGACGGCGCTGGTGGTGGAAACCTTCTCGTCCGCCCCGGTAACCGGAGGGCACTTGCGATCGGTCTTTGTGATGGAAAAAGTGTCGAGCCTGGATCACCCGGGTCTGGGGTGCCATTCGCGGGAAGGATGGGCGTATGCGACCTACGATGGCGGCGGCCGAGTGGTGGCGAGGGATGTGTTGGATTGCGGCGTCTGTCGATTGCCGGTGATGTGA
- a CDS encoding helix-turn-helix domain-containing protein, which yields MEPSLLRVQEAAALLRVSKWTIYRWIEEGRLRATKIGRGSLRIFRASLNGLIEGQCADQGSRKPDGRGKVVRLRSGLRASKRRG from the coding sequence ATGGAACCATCGTTATTGCGAGTCCAAGAAGCGGCCGCGCTGCTCCGGGTGAGTAAGTGGACGATCTATCGATGGATCGAAGAGGGCCGCTTGCGCGCAACGAAGATCGGTCGTGGCAGCCTGCGCATCTTTCGCGCGTCGCTGAACGGACTCATCGAAGGACAGTGCGCCGATCAGGGGAGTCGTAAGCCGGATGGGCGAGGCAAGGTCGTGCGGTTGCGATCGGGGCTCCGGGCAAGCAAGAGGCGAGGATGA